The following nucleotide sequence is from Embleya scabrispora.
GCCGTTGCCGTGTCCCAGGGCGCGGCGGGTCGGGGCGCCGGCCTGCTCAGGGTGTGGGGCGGTCCGAACGGGCGGGGCGCGCCGGGCGCCACATCGTGGTGACCACGTGCCCGGTGTCCAGGGTGACCGTGTCGAGGGTGGTGAAGCCCGCCCGCTCGTAGCGCGCGTTGTTGGCCGGGTTGCACGACTCGAGGTAGGCGGGCTCGCCGAGGGCGTCGATCCGGGCCAGGTTCTCGGTCAGCAGGCCCATGCCGAGGCCGCGGCCGCGGTGGTCGTCGTGGGTGGCCAACAGGCTCAGATAGAAGTGCGGTTCGCTCGGTTGCGCGTCGCCGAGCAGTTCGAAGATGCGCAGGATTCCGTCGGCGGTGGGGCGATCGGTGAGCTCGACCAGGAACGTCTCCAGGTCGCTCTCCTCCTCCGCCGCCAACTCGCTCGCGCCCGGCGGGATCCACAGTGCGGCGGCCTCGACGTGCTCGGTGACCAGCGTCCAGGGGTGACGCAGCGCGGAGCCGGCGAGCAACCGCCACAGCCCGGCCGCCTGTTCGGCGCGACGCCCGACGTCGGGAAATGCCGGTCCCCACATGGGGTCGTCGAAGAACGCGGTGGTCAGCGCGGCGACGATCGCATCGGTGTCGGCGCTCGTCGCCACTCGTGCCGGTACGGGGTGGTACGGGGAAGTGCTCACCCGCCCAGCCTAGTTCGACCCCGCCGGCAGCCCGCCGTATCCCCGCTGGTCAGCCCGAACGCGCAGGCATACGGGGCGATTTCCGTCGACCGGCGGACCGATTCCGCGCGCCGGATGGGCCCGCCGTCCACCTCCGCACTCCCGACCGCCGACGGGTCGAACGGGAGCGCGGGTCGGATCGACCACCTCCCACCGAACGAGAGCGCGGCGGCCGGCAACCTCCTCCCCGAGGGCGACCGAATCGGACGCGGTCGACACCCCGCCCGCCCCGCCTCCGCCCGAGTACAACCACCTGGTCGTCGCCCCGGACTGGCGTGGCGGGGTCGTCGTCGGGTAGATGTCGACCATGACCGCACGAGCAGCCCAGCCACCTCCGAACCGCAGCGTCGGCGGTCACCACCTACCCGTCCAACTCAGCCCACTCGCGCGCCGCCTTGCCCCGGCCGGCATCGCGCTACCGGTCCTGATCCTGGCCGCCACCCTGTTCGCGGTGGCCGCCGACACCAACGCGTCAGGTGCCCGCGCCCTGTGGATCCCGGCCGCGATCGGCTCCATCATCGGAGCCGGAATCGCCTGGACCGACATCCTGATCGTCGTACACCGCCGCCGCCCATCGGGCCGTTCCCTCCCGCCCGCCGGCGACCGGCCCCGGAGCACGGATGGCTGACCGCGGCCCGTGACCGCCCCGCACCGGGTGGGGCCGGCGGCGTCGCGTCACACCGGCGTGCGGTGTCGCGCCGGACGTCTTCCGCGAGTTGCCGGGTGCGGCGCCGGAGTGGGCATCCGCCTCGACGAGGTACGGCCCGCAGCTACCCGGAGGTCGGCCCGCCCGGCGGCGCCGCCCCGGCCGCGGCCAGCCGTCCGGCCAACTCGTGGCAGCGGGCGCCCAGTTCCGGCGGCGCGAGCACCTCGAAGGGGTGGCCGAGCAGCGCCACGTGCATGAGGACGTAGTCGAGGCTGCCCCCGCCGCTGACGACCTCGCAGCGGTCGTCCCCGCGCGGGTGGACGACGGCCGCCGACGGGGGGATCTGCGCGCGTACCGTCTCGGCCGGCGCGTGGACCAGGAAGCGGGCCCGATGCGCGTACACCCGACTCGCCACACCCTCCTGCACGTACGCCGCCGCGTCCGGCGCGGCCCGCGGCCGAAAGCGCCAGGTCCGGGCCGACACCCCGGTCATCCGGTCGACCCGGAAACTGCGCCAGCCGTCCCGGTCGAGGTCGTACGCGAGGAGATACCAGCGTCGATCGGAGGCGACCAGCCGATACGGCTCGACCCGCCGCCGCCGTACCTCGCTCCCGGACGGGTAGTCGAAGCCCGCCTCGACCTCGTCCCGGCACGCCCCCGCCAGCGTCATCACCACCTCGGGGTCGACGGGCGTACGTCCCCGGCCGAAGAACTCCACCGAACCCGACAGCGCCCGCACCTCGTGCCGCAACCGCGCGGGCAGCACCCGATCGAGCTTGGTCAACGCCCGGAGCGCGGCCTCCCCGGCACCGGCGACCGCGCCGCCCGCACCCGCCAGCAGCGAGACCGCCGTCGCGATCGCCTCCTCGTCGTCCAGCAGCAGCGGCGGCACCTCCTGCCCCGCCCCGAGCCGGTAGCCCCCGCCGACCCCCTGTCCGGCGTGCACCGGA
It contains:
- a CDS encoding GNAT family N-acetyltransferase produces the protein MSTSPYHPVPARVATSADTDAIVAALTTAFFDDPMWGPAFPDVGRRAEQAAGLWRLLAGSALRHPWTLVTEHVEAAALWIPPGASELAAEEESDLETFLVELTDRPTADGILRIFELLGDAQPSEPHFYLSLLATHDDHRGRGLGMGLLTENLARIDALGEPAYLESCNPANNARYERAGFTTLDTVTLDTGHVVTTMWRPARPARSDRPTP
- a CDS encoding helix-turn-helix transcriptional regulator, encoding MDVAGGGELGTTERVLTLLGLLQQRRVWTGAELADRLRVTARTVRRDVERLRVLGYPVHAGQGVGGGYRLGAGQEVPPLLLDDEEAIATAVSLLAGAGGAVAGAGEAALRALTKLDRVLPARLRHEVRALSGSVEFFGRGRTPVDPEVVMTLAGACRDEVEAGFDYPSGSEVRRRRVEPYRLVASDRRWYLLAYDLDRDGWRSFRVDRMTGVSARTWRFRPRAAPDAAAYVQEGVASRVYAHRARFLVHAPAETVRAQIPPSAAVVHPRGDDRCEVVSGGGSLDYVLMHVALLGHPFEVLAPPELGARCHELAGRLAAAGAAPPGGPTSG